One Lacunisphaera limnophila DNA window includes the following coding sequences:
- a CDS encoding DUF692 domain-containing protein: protein MPANPYNGFTDYGIGLGLRVPHYDHILAEKPTVDWFEIISETFMVEGGRPLEVLDRILAQYRVVQHGVSLYFGSADKPDRAHLKKLKALTQRTKTPWLSDHLCWGSVDGTYSHDLLPMPYTLAAARHTAEKIRMVRDYLELPIAVENVSSYTEFHVSEMTEWEFLTEVVERADCGILLDVNNIYVSSKNHGFDPYEYVNHVPHHRVAQMHIAGHTKFEKYILDTHDHPVLDPVWQLYAHAIRKCGVTATLLEWDDKIPSFQEVHDEALKANQFIAQAREAKIPLPPKTRRTRPR from the coding sequence ATGCCCGCCAATCCTTACAACGGCTTCACCGACTACGGCATCGGCCTGGGGCTGCGCGTGCCGCACTACGACCACATCCTCGCGGAAAAACCGACGGTGGACTGGTTCGAGATCATCTCCGAGACCTTCATGGTGGAGGGCGGCCGGCCGCTGGAAGTGCTCGACCGCATCCTCGCCCAGTACCGGGTCGTCCAGCACGGCGTGTCGCTGTACTTCGGCTCGGCGGACAAGCCGGACCGCGCGCACCTGAAGAAGCTCAAGGCTCTCACGCAGCGCACGAAGACGCCCTGGCTTTCCGACCACCTCTGCTGGGGCAGCGTGGATGGCACGTACTCGCACGACCTGCTGCCGATGCCGTACACCCTGGCCGCCGCGCGGCACACGGCCGAGAAGATCCGCATGGTGCGCGATTACCTGGAGCTGCCGATTGCGGTCGAAAACGTCAGTTCCTACACCGAATTTCATGTCTCCGAGATGACCGAGTGGGAATTCCTCACCGAGGTTGTCGAGCGGGCCGACTGCGGAATCCTGCTCGACGTGAACAATATCTACGTCTCGTCCAAGAACCACGGCTTCGATCCCTATGAGTACGTGAACCACGTGCCGCACCACCGCGTCGCGCAGATGCACATCGCCGGGCACACGAAATTCGAGAAGTACATCCTCGATACGCACGACCATCCCGTCCTCGACCCCGTGTGGCAGCTCTACGCCCACGCCATCCGGAAGTGCGGCGTGACCGCCACGCTCCTCGAGTGGGACGACAAGATCCCCTCTTTCCAAGAAGTCCACGACGAGGCCCTCAAGGCCAATCAGTTCATCGCCCAAGCCCGTGAAGCAAAAATCCCCCTCCCGCCGAAAACCCGCCGCACCCGCCCGCGTTGA
- a CDS encoding DNA-binding domain-containing protein, whose protein sequence is MKQKSPSRRKPAAPARVDSSRDLAGLQRAVWGLVSQPLTARNRMRPRTPGGRSTAAVAGEIAKPNDRLTAFERLEIYNRMYWFRVLDSLAEDCPGLRAVLGERKFLRLAEAYLQRYPSRSYTLRNLPARLERFIREEPQWTKPHTALCRDLARFEWAQVEVYDGATLPRFTVEDLRGANPARLRLALQPYLQLLLLDYPVDDFLIAIKKREALLRGDASNAPTGVRTTKKVRIPRPKRQRCAVAVHRLDGRIYFKRLEPAACQVLLALRAGRPLAAALAAGLPARSRQSGEALAAQVQGWFTTWMQLGWFCRRT, encoded by the coding sequence GTGAAGCAAAAATCCCCCTCCCGCCGAAAACCCGCCGCACCCGCCCGCGTTGATTCCTCGCGCGACCTGGCCGGCCTGCAGCGGGCCGTCTGGGGGCTCGTGTCCCAGCCGCTCACGGCGCGCAACCGCATGCGGCCGCGCACGCCCGGGGGCCGGTCCACCGCGGCGGTGGCGGGGGAGATCGCGAAGCCCAACGACCGGCTGACCGCCTTCGAGCGCCTCGAGATCTACAACCGCATGTATTGGTTCCGCGTGCTCGACAGCCTGGCTGAGGACTGCCCGGGCCTGCGCGCCGTGCTTGGCGAGCGGAAATTCCTGCGCCTGGCCGAGGCTTACCTACAGCGATATCCCTCGCGTTCGTACACGCTCCGGAACCTGCCGGCCCGCCTGGAGCGGTTCATCCGCGAGGAGCCGCAATGGACCAAGCCGCACACCGCGCTCTGCCGCGATCTCGCCCGCTTCGAGTGGGCGCAGGTGGAGGTGTACGACGGGGCCACGTTGCCGCGCTTCACGGTGGAGGATCTCCGCGGGGCCAACCCCGCGAGACTCCGCCTGGCGCTCCAGCCCTATCTCCAGCTGCTGCTGCTCGACTATCCGGTGGATGACTTCCTGATCGCCATCAAGAAACGCGAGGCGCTCCTCCGCGGGGACGCGAGCAATGCCCCGACGGGGGTGCGGACGACGAAGAAGGTCCGGATTCCGCGGCCGAAGCGCCAGCGCTGTGCCGTGGCGGTGCACCGGCTGGATGGACGGATTTATTTCAAGCGGCTCGAGCCCGCCGCCTGCCAGGTGCTGCTCGCCCTCCGCGCCGGCCGGCCGCTCGCCGCCGCGCTGGCAGCGGGCCTGCCGGCCCGGTCCCGGCAATCCGGCGAAGCGCTCGCCGCGCAGGTGCAGGGCTGGTTCACCACGTGGATGCAGCTCGGGTGGTTCTGCCGGCGGACCTAG
- a CDS encoding DoxX family protein, whose product MHLRPLLAKFDTAAAYLQSPLLLALRLYWGWQFAQTGWGKLMNLDRTAGFFASLDIPLPKLNAVMAGGTECLGGVLLLLGLFARPAAVPLIFTMLVAYGTADRDALNAIVSNPDEFVTAAPFLFLLASLIVLAFGPGKLSLDAMLGKGGGASK is encoded by the coding sequence ATGCACCTTCGTCCCTTGCTCGCCAAGTTTGATACCGCCGCCGCTTATCTCCAATCGCCGCTGCTGCTCGCCCTCCGCCTCTACTGGGGCTGGCAGTTCGCGCAGACCGGTTGGGGCAAGCTCATGAACCTCGACCGCACGGCGGGGTTCTTTGCCTCGCTCGACATCCCCCTGCCCAAGCTCAACGCCGTGATGGCCGGCGGCACCGAGTGCCTGGGCGGCGTTTTGCTTTTGCTCGGGCTCTTCGCCCGCCCGGCCGCAGTTCCGTTGATCTTCACCATGCTCGTGGCTTACGGGACGGCCGATCGTGACGCCTTGAACGCCATCGTCAGCAATCCCGACGAATTCGTCACCGCCGCCCCGTTCCTGTTCCTGCTGGCCTCGCTCATCGTACTGGCGTTCGGGCCCGGCAAGCTCTCGCTCGACGCGATGCTAGGCAAGGGCGGCGGGGCCTCGAAATAA
- the rsgA gene encoding ribosome small subunit-dependent GTPase A, translating to MTLAQLGWNDACAAAFAPHAAAGAVPARVTLELKGFFEVTGAEGARLGECTGKFIHDARTAADYPAIGDWVAIIPQSGDDTRAGIHAVLPRRTCFSRKAAGDQDHEQVVAANIDIVFLVSALDGNYNLHRLERYLAAAWASGAEPVVLLNKVDLNEDTAGILAELAAVCRDVPIHVISAQTRRGLKALQPYLQPGRTVALLGSSGVGKSTLINRLVGEYLQDTQEVRGPDNKGRHTTTQRELIVAPSGVIVIDTPGMRELSPWDAAAGIDAAFGDVAAVAARCKFRDCAHTVEPGCAVRAALADGSLEPVRWQTYLRMQRTTAHEIRRVNPDASRRQKTDFKKLTKALRQRVREKSGDE from the coding sequence GTGACCCTCGCCCAACTTGGCTGGAACGACGCCTGCGCCGCCGCCTTCGCCCCTCATGCCGCCGCCGGCGCCGTGCCCGCGCGCGTCACCCTGGAGCTGAAGGGCTTCTTTGAGGTCACCGGCGCGGAGGGCGCCCGGCTGGGCGAATGCACGGGCAAGTTCATCCACGACGCCCGCACCGCCGCCGACTACCCCGCCATCGGCGACTGGGTGGCGATCATCCCGCAGTCCGGCGACGACACCCGGGCCGGCATCCACGCCGTGCTGCCGCGCCGCACCTGCTTCTCGCGCAAGGCCGCCGGTGACCAGGACCACGAGCAGGTGGTCGCGGCCAACATCGACATCGTGTTCCTTGTGAGCGCGCTGGATGGAAATTACAACCTGCACCGCCTCGAGCGTTACCTGGCCGCCGCGTGGGCCAGCGGCGCCGAGCCGGTTGTGCTGCTCAACAAGGTCGACCTCAACGAGGACACGGCCGGCATCCTCGCCGAGTTGGCCGCGGTCTGCCGCGACGTGCCCATCCATGTCATCAGTGCGCAGACCCGCCGCGGCCTCAAGGCCCTGCAGCCCTACCTGCAGCCCGGCCGCACCGTCGCCCTGCTCGGCTCTTCCGGCGTCGGCAAATCCACCCTCATCAACCGGCTCGTCGGCGAATACCTGCAGGACACCCAGGAGGTGCGCGGGCCGGACAACAAGGGCCGGCACACGACCACCCAGCGCGAGCTGATCGTCGCCCCCTCCGGCGTGATCGTGATCGACACCCCCGGCATGCGCGAACTCTCGCCGTGGGACGCCGCCGCCGGGATCGACGCCGCCTTCGGCGACGTGGCCGCCGTCGCCGCCCGCTGCAAATTCCGCGACTGCGCGCACACCGTCGAGCCCGGCTGCGCCGTGCGCGCCGCGCTGGCCGACGGCTCGCTCGAGCCGGTGCGCTGGCAGACCTACCTGCGCATGCAGCGCACCACGGCCCACGAGATCCGTCGGGTAAACCCCGATGCGTCGCGCCGACAGAAGACCGACTTCAAAAAGCTCACCAAGGCGCTGCGGCAGCGGGTGCGGGAGAAGTCCGGCGACGAGTGA
- a CDS encoding TonB family protein: protein MSVLVSAGLHALVLLGFNHRAPPPPPVIVDDGPLIQMVMPDIEEEEEKPVETLDDMVEADAPAISVPMLVDVPTIVPVDAFVQPLDFTPVVTVDPNSVRMSAIPVNIARGSGTGEKLGKIFDISQLDRQPQAVFQPAPVFPVDLKSTYSESAVTMEFIINTKGEVLMPRAVASQHRRFEEAAIAGLLKWKFKPGAKGGRPVNTRTQITIKFRVLKD, encoded by the coding sequence ATGTCGGTCCTGGTCTCGGCCGGCCTGCATGCCCTCGTGCTGCTGGGCTTCAACCACCGCGCGCCGCCGCCTCCCCCCGTGATCGTCGATGACGGCCCGCTGATCCAGATGGTCATGCCGGACATCGAGGAGGAGGAGGAAAAGCCCGTCGAGACCCTCGACGACATGGTGGAGGCCGACGCCCCCGCGATTTCCGTCCCCATGCTGGTCGACGTCCCGACAATCGTCCCGGTGGACGCCTTCGTGCAGCCGCTCGACTTTACCCCGGTGGTGACGGTGGACCCCAATTCCGTGCGCATGTCCGCGATCCCGGTCAACATCGCACGCGGCAGCGGCACGGGCGAGAAGCTGGGCAAGATCTTCGACATTTCGCAGCTCGACCGCCAGCCGCAGGCTGTCTTCCAGCCGGCCCCGGTGTTCCCGGTGGACCTGAAGAGCACCTACTCCGAATCGGCGGTCACGATGGAATTCATCATCAACACCAAGGGTGAGGTCCTCATGCCCCGCGCCGTGGCCAGCCAGCACCGGCGCTTTGAGGAGGCCGCCATCGCCGGCCTCCTGAAGTGGAAGTTCAAACCCGGCGCCAAGGGCGGCAGGCCGGTCAACACGCGCACGCAGATCACGATCAAGTTCCGGGTGCTGAAAGACTGA
- a CDS encoding YhbY family RNA-binding protein → MTLPSLTGAEKTKLRGLGQTMADGAWLGKDGVSPAFLTELNRQFATHELVKLRFTGGQDRHERAALTTTVEQAAPCLCVGAVGHTALLWRPLPVAAPA, encoded by the coding sequence ATGACCCTTCCCTCCCTCACCGGTGCTGAAAAGACCAAGCTGCGCGGCCTCGGCCAGACTATGGCCGACGGCGCGTGGCTGGGCAAAGACGGCGTCAGCCCGGCGTTCCTGACCGAGTTGAACCGGCAGTTCGCCACGCATGAGCTCGTGAAACTGCGTTTCACCGGGGGGCAGGACCGCCATGAACGCGCGGCGCTCACCACCACCGTGGAGCAAGCGGCGCCGTGCCTGTGCGTCGGCGCCGTCGGGCACACCGCGTTGCTCTGGCGCCCCCTGCCGGTCGCCGCCCCGGCCTGA
- a CDS encoding pseudouridine synthase — MRRLDQLLANLGYCSRREAREWIRAGRVTVAGKIEKDFGAKADATAVRVDGEPLDHPDGLLLLLHKPVGLVCSHDEREGPNVYSLLPPRWRARNPLVTSIGRLDKDTSGLLLLTDQSDLVHRLTSPKHKVPKVYHATLATDLPAGLRELFAAGTLVLPDESTPCAPAQLDVLGPRAAALTLTEGRYHQVRRMFGSQGAEVLTLHRTRFGHLDLGDLPAGHWRELPLGEFARE, encoded by the coding sequence ATGCGCCGTCTCGACCAGCTCCTTGCCAACCTCGGCTACTGCTCCCGCCGGGAAGCCCGCGAGTGGATCCGGGCGGGTCGGGTGACGGTCGCGGGCAAAATCGAAAAGGACTTTGGCGCCAAGGCGGACGCAACCGCGGTTCGCGTGGACGGGGAACCGCTTGACCACCCCGACGGTCTGCTGCTCCTGCTGCACAAACCCGTGGGCCTCGTCTGCTCGCACGACGAGCGGGAGGGCCCGAACGTCTACTCCCTGCTCCCGCCGCGCTGGCGTGCGCGCAACCCGCTGGTCACCTCGATCGGTCGGCTCGACAAGGACACCAGCGGCCTCCTGCTCCTCACCGACCAAAGCGACCTCGTCCACCGGTTGACCTCACCCAAGCACAAGGTCCCCAAGGTCTATCACGCCACCCTCGCCACCGACCTGCCGGCCGGCCTCAGGGAACTCTTTGCCGCGGGCACCCTCGTGTTGCCAGACGAGTCGACGCCCTGCGCCCCGGCGCAGCTGGACGTCCTCGGTCCCCGCGCCGCCGCGCTGACGCTCACCGAGGGCCGGTATCATCAGGTGCGCCGGATGTTCGGCAGCCAGGGGGCCGAGGTGCTCACGCTGCACCGCACGCGTTTCGGTCATCTGGACCTGGGCGACCTGCCCGCGGGTCACTGGCGCGAACTCCCGCTGGGAGAGTTCGCCCGCGAGTAA